CACGCCAGAGGTGAACCCCGGGATCATCGCGTCGCAGGTGACCTCTGTCTTGTCGGGCGGCGCTACCAGAATAAACAGAAGGAATGGGTTCCTGCAGCTCTTCCTTCACTGTGCCTGTTAATTCCCTAGCGGCAGCCTTACGGTGCGGAAAAGATGAGAATCACCTCAGTGTTTTTGTAGGTGGTAGGTATTCGCGTCAAGCTATACTTCATTTCACGGCAGACAGGCAATAGAACGGGCAACGGCGTTTTTTGGCGAATGGTAAGAACCACCGGACCATGCACGTCTCTTGCAGAATCGTCTATCGCAATACTGCGTGACGGTCCCTTCCAGGGATGGCGTGTCATCATTCAGAAGCGTATGATACTCTGAGGCCTGGTCGAGAAACAAAACTCTCCCCCAGCTCACTGAAGCGCTACATTGAATTACAGCCCGTGGAGAACCGGTAAGCCCGCATCCCAATTACCTGAGGGTTCAGCGCGTGTATGACAGTTCTGGATCATCATTCGCGGCACGGCAATGCACTCCATAGTGACTTGCTTCACCTGCAAGGCATGTGACCGGCAAATGGTAGTGAAGCGAACATGGGGCGCTTTAGAAGCCTGCAGCTCCAATTCGGAAGAGGGTTAAGAGCGTTAGCAGGACTTACGAGATTCCGGCTTCGTGGAGTTACCCACTGAGGGCTGTGAGACGTGTTAGAACCTGCCAGCCGCAGATCTCCCACCAGTCGTAGCCGTCCGGACATTAATGACAAGATATTGCACAACACTAGATGTTTTCGCAGTTGCTTCTAAAAAGGAAACCAGCGGACAGCGACGACTCTGTGCCATCCGGATCTAATGGGCGTGGTACCGCATAATGATGGAGCTgaaagcggagaaggccgTCGATTTGATGTTGCAGTTGCCATGCTTGCGAAGTGGCTGTGAAAAGGGGCGCGTTCTTGAAACGGTGTAAGTCTCGTGGATGCTTACAATCGCACACCCTGCTTTCCTTCGCGCCGGGCTGCGACTTGACGGCAAAATAGCGCCACACGAGGGGCTGAATACGCCATACGTAATTTCCTTCAACATGCTCACGAAAGTCAGTATGCGTGCCACTGTCAGCGCCGATGTAGATCTCCTCGTTTACGGCGCAGGGAGTCGGCGCCCATATCGTGAGCACTGTGGGAACAAAAGGCTTCGAATGTATTGACCACCCGAACCATAGTGCGCCCACACGTGGTACATCCATCCATATACGTTCACTCAGATTACTCATCGGCCTTGAAGAAGCCCCGGCAACAAAAATCCCAAAGCGGGTTGAAATTCATGAACATGGCATCTCAGAGAAATGCGAAAGCAGCGTCTTCCGCTATACAACGACAGAGAAACACGCAGTCAGGACTGAAGCAACAACAGCTGTCTGGAAAGTGGGTTGCGCAAGCGAGGACATCGCCTTCGCTTTTACAGTCACCAGCACTCTGCAAGCGGGCACTTTGCTAGCAGGCTGCTCCACATTTTCAGACGCAAGGAGCTTTTGTTCTTCAGGGCTAGCCTCCCCAGCAGAGCAGCCCATGTAAAAAGTCATGTCTTCTGCTGGGAAGTCAGTCGGCGGGATGATCAATTTTGCCGTGGTCTGTGCTGGGCTTCCTTCCGCCCACCACGACTTGTCGAACTTCGGAAGCAATTCGCTGTAGCTTATGCCGCAGGTTTTcatgtctgcgtcttcgcagaAGGTCGTTTGGTAGGCTTCGGGCCGTACAGAGCCTTCTTTCCCGCAAAGCAGCTCCAGTGTGTTGTTCTCCTTTGTCAGCTCCACCTGCAGGGGTTGGTCAGTGTTGCTGTCCTTCCCGTAGGCACATGCGACGACGTTCTTTTCGGCGGAAGAAGCTTTGGCTTTTATAAATACGGTGAGCTTGCAACCGGGATTCTCGTCATCGCCCTGCTTTTTGCAACCAATGAAAAACGTCTTATCGGACAAAGGGAGCTGCGACTCGTGCAACTCGAGAGACCACTCTTCCCCGCTATCAGGGGGCGGTGAGAGGGCAGCGTTAGCCCAGTGAATCGGGCTGCCTGCCTCGAGCAGCGCTTCCAGTGTTATATGCTTGGCGTTGGTCCGTTTCTCACACTCCTCAACTGTggcgtcttctttttctgaCGTACACACGTCTGTGGTCTTCTGCGGCACAACTTTGTTACCCTGTCCAGTGCACTGTAGCTTAGCACTAAGCTGATCCTTGGACAATTCGACGGTTGGCGGAGATGGCTGCTCCTTGTTGTTGTCGGGGTTAAGCTCACATTTGGCGACTACATGCTGGGAGGACGAGGATTCCGATTTTTTCTGGGTCCGAACCGGTAGGCCTTCAGTAATCTGCACGGTACAAAGGAACACCACGCCGACGATACACGCGGCAGCGACTATGATATGGGTTTGGTGCCTAACACCCCGTATTTTTGGGTGAACACACCACTTTCTCGCCATGGTGTACATCGTTTACAGAAAACGACTAGCGCTAGAATTCAGGAGCTTCAACTGAAGACGCTGTCGTTCCCCAGCTTCCCGGGGTGTGCAGATAGTATTCATTCTCTGCACATCCACAGGCGGCGTTGCTAGGAGAGGAATGACGGACAGCCCCTGGGGACGGTGCCAGGTAGTTGAGGGGGTCGCCCGCCCCACCATCAATTGCAGAGGGGTGGGGGGCGAGCGCGGTTTTTCCTCTTGTTAGCATCGCCCCCTGATTACACTCCAAAAAAATATGATTCAAAAGGTTTCGCCTGTAGCTGGTATCCAAATGGGGCTTGCACCACCTGGTCTGGCATCAACTTTGTCTGCTAACGCTTTTCGTAAGTACCATGGTGTTACTAGGCCCCAGTGGCGAGGTGGAGCAGATTATCAATGAGTCCATTCATCTTCACCTGAATTGCTCCGCCTTTGACAGCTGTTTTAGACAGGGGCTCGACAGTCGCGGACTGCCTTGACAGGGCGCCCTGGATATAACCCttgctgcgtctccctctgcaaGAGGCAGAAGGAGCCTGGCGCTTCTAGCGTGATGTAGGCCACGAGAAAGACATTGTTCCAGTGACTCGAGCGTGGATGCCCGCTCCCTCGGGAGGTGCTAGGCGGAATTAGACAATGCAAACTGGGAATCCCATGCAGCAAATTACCCTCGACTGGACGCGGTGTGCGCGCGGCTAGCCCTGCTCAGAAAAAGCGCACACATGTACCCGTTACGAAGGCAACCGTTGCAGCCGCAGCTACGGGCTGTACGGCAGAAACTGCCGCAACACCTGAGATGGCGGCTTTGATGGTGACCAACACCTTGCACGTCGACGGCTTGACTGCCGCCCGCTGCCCAAGCTCTGACCGCACTGTTGCGCCAGGCGTTGTAGGTGTGGGCTTGCGAGAACAACCAATGGAGAATGCCTGATCTTCCGCAGGGAACGCCGACGCGGGGATGGTGAGTTTCGCCGACGCATTTCCCTTTTTCACCTCTCCCCAGAAGGAGGCGTTGAACCCGGGCAGCTTGATATCGTACTCCTTGTCGCATTTCTCCAAtgcggcgtcctcgcagAATTTTGTCGTGAAAGACGCAAGCTGCAGCGACTCACCTTCCCCGCGCACGAGCTCCACGGTGTTGTTCGTCTCTGTGAGATCGACCTTGAAATGACCAACCTGGTTACTGGCAGAACCACACAAACATGTGACAACGGTGCTGTTGGCAGTTGAGACTCGAGTCAGAAGATTGACGGTGAGTTTGCATTTGTTGTCGGAGGCTTGAGTGCGGATTTCTGACTTGCTACTAAGAAGGACTTGTCCGCCAGAGGGAGGTCTGATGCTTGAAGCCGCAGCGTCTGGCCTCTCGTGTTAACGGGGGAAGGTGGGGTGTCTGTCTGCCAGTTTATCTCTTGGATTGCTCCAAGCAGAGCTTTTAGGTCGATCTGGTTGTTGTCGTCCGTTTGGCCTTCGTTGACACCGGAACCTTTCTCATCTGCATTGCACACTTTTGTCCCTGTTTGCGGCACGACCGTGTGGCCTTGACTGGAACACTGTGACACTGCGGTAAGTTTTTTCTTCGACACAGCGACGCTGGCATTCGGCTGTGGTGGGCATTCGACTCTCCTGTAGAATCGCATGTGGCGTCCGGAGACGTGGAGGGCGGTGTCTCATTCAACTTCGACGATACCCTCCTTCGGAGTCCATCGTGGAGATTGCCTGCAACAATTGGGCCACCGCGAACTAAGAGAACCCGACGACACTGATGACCAACAGCTTTGCGGCCATCGAACTGAAAATCGCGCGTCGTGTTGCCGTCCTGCAGTTGTTGGTCATTTGACGAAAGTCTCTGCTAAACTGGACACGCTCTGTCTGTACGCGCTCTCTGTCAAAGCGACTGGAACTGCTTTGAGCTTTCTGATAGAACTGTTTCATAAGCTTCGTATGCTGCATGCCGAAATGcccagcgcctgcgacggTGAATCCGGACTGCGCGTGGATGAGTttgagggcgcgccgcggggtCGCGGTACCTTGGGGCGGTCGAGCCGGGGTTGGGGAACCCAGGACGAGCAACGAACGAGTTCGCCCTTAATAAGCCTGTGCCTCGAAACCAGTCCCGCCCGACCCTTGCTGCAGCTTGCCTACTCACTCCAATTCTTCCCACTGAGGTACAGAGTAGAGCAGAAACCGTGTCTGCCCACCACCTATATTCTCGCTGGGTCTGCACATccttttttccttctcggGCTCCTGATCAGTGAGACGACGCCACGGAGGAAAACATGCGCCTTGGGCTACAATTATACGGTAGAAGAGGAGGTGGCGGAAACCAGACCCTCTATCCCTAATGGCCACTGTATTTTTGCAAGAGCCGGTTAGTCTGTCGTGAATGTTTGAAAAGCTGCCTAAGCCTGGAGCCCAACCCCAATCCACAAGAGAGACAAAAAATGCAGCGCAGTCCGTGACGCCCAGTACATACAACAAGCAAAAACCACCCACGATGGACAGTCAGGCACACCCAATGAGATATATGCAGAAGGTGTAAAAACGAGTGGCACTCTCTCTAGTTCGTCATCGGGCCGTAGTGAGCTGACGATTCAATATCTTTGACACCGGCGCCAACTCCGCCGCTATGCACAAGCAACTTTTGTCAAGGTCCACCTGGGTGTGTCGGCTGCGGGGAGAATATACATGTAAGGGAGCCACACTACATTCTAACAACGAAGGCTATTAGCGGATTCTCCGCATGCGGCTGTGCTGGGGTGTTCTGTCATGAGGCGTGCCATCCAAGCCGTCCACCTTTATAGATGCAGCTACGATTTTAATTCACGTCTTCAAGGGGACTTCAATTTAGTATCACGCCATAAGCAACAAAATCTAGTGCTGCGTAGATGCCAAGGGACAGACGGATAGTAATGAAAGCTTCTGCTCTTATTTTGTACCTCTGTGGTGAGAAACTGACAGAATGGATTAGTAATGTAGCGAGTTTACAGTCGGCACCCGAATCCTCATGTGTGAGAGTTCGCATAAGTTGGTCTGGAGGTGCCCTGTGTGGTATTCCGCCGCATCTGACTTACTGTCTACTGAGGAGCATCCCCCCAGGCGATGCAGGCTGACCTGGTGCGCAAAGCGACTGCTTAGTTCACAGGGCGCTAACCCGTGAGGAATCCCAAAACTGTATGATGCATTCGTTCGCTCTACAAAAGATACTGAGAATCAGACTATCTCATGTCCACGCTTTTCCAGAAGGTTGACTCAAAAACATTGAGACTACGCGATAAGGTTATGGGACCATGTCATGCGGATGAGAGTCACGAATGTCCACATTTGAAACATTTACTACAACACATCTCTGAGAGACGTGTTATGCAAGGAATACTACCACAGAGCTCGCATGCCGAGTCGCACCAACACCGTACCAAGCCAGGCACCACACGCGCAATTCAGAACCGACTCAGAAAGAGTCGACGGCAATTCTGGCTAGAGATAAGGCACCCAAAGCTGCAGCCACAGTCGTCACGTCATATAACGCCGACATGGACGAACTAGTGGCCTTGACAGTCACCAGCACCTTGCATGCCGGCTCTTTTTCGTTCTCAGCAGAGGGCTGCATACCCATAGCCGTCAACGTATCTTCACGAGGCGGCTCAGTCGGGTGGAGGCTACACCCGATGTAGAACGACTGGTCTTCGGCAGGAAATCCGGTCGCGGGGATGGTCAGCTTTGCCGACTCACTCCCTCCTTCTTTTGACGCTCCCCACCAGGAAGCGTCGAACCCCGGGAGGATGTCCTTGAGCTCCTTGTCGCACTTCTGCATCTCTTTGTCTTCGCAGACTTTAGTCAGGAAAGTCGCAGGCTTGACGGAACCCTGCTCCCCGCATATCAACTCAAGCGAGTTGCTCGCTTCTGTGAGGTCTACCTTCAGCGGTCCGTCTTTgttgctgccgtcgccgtaGCCGCATGTGACAACACTGTCTTTGACAGACGACTCTCGCGCCAGCACCTTTACTGTCACCTTGCATGATTTGCTGGGCCCCACTCTAGGACTTTGACatccgacgaagaaggcctCGTCCGTGAGGGGAAGCTGCGAGGGGTCCAGCTGAAGTGTGCGTTGCTTGCTCTTTGGAGTTTCACTCACCTCGCTCTCTGTCCACTTTATCGGGCTCTGTGTGCCAAGGAGGGTCTCCAGGGTTTCGTGCTTGCTCGTGGTCCCGCCTGCAGGTTTTTGGCAATCCTCTAAGGTAGGAGCGTCGTTAAAGGCGACGCATACCTCATGAACATCAGCGGGTACAATTTCGACGTCATCTGCAACGCAACGCAGAGAAACACCAGTTTTCCCTGCGGACAGCGTCAAGACGTCAAAGTCCGGCGCGCCTTCATTGCCAGAAAAATTACACGTTGCTATCccagctgcggcagaggatgcgtctcctccctcgtgCACTTTTCCTCTCAGCGGTCCCTCTTGAAGAATGCCTTCAACGCCGTTTCTACGCGCGCATAGCAAGGCGCCTCCCAAGCAAAGGACCAACCAATTCCAGGTCTGCGGCGTaagccctcgccgcctcctgccctCTACACCGTCACTTTGCATCTTTAAAAGTCTGAACAGTTGTCTGCATAAACATGTTACGGCAGTCAGAGCGGAGGGTACGCGCTAGAAAGAATGCAGGAAACGTGGGATGCTGAACAGCGGTCGCGTGGTCGAGAAAAAGCTAGTTGCGTTGTTTTGTTCTGTCGCTGTcccgctcgctcgcggctgggTGTGCGGAACCCGCTTCGGTGAGGCACTCCGCAGCCCCATGGGTTTCGTCCCTCACACACCGTCAAGAAACACTTAGACAGGAAGCTGcgtccgcggacgcgcgcgttTGCTGGGGTGTACCGCAACGGCAGTTCGAGTGGTCGGGGGCAACGGACCTAGAATTTCAACGAGATTTCGTGCGTCGCGCCCACGATGCATATTAATGACAAAGCATGCCCCCAAAGCAGTGAGCGGGGTGAGAACACCAGTCAAAGTGCTTCCGATCAGTTGATCCCCTTTTCCTCGTTTGGTGACCAGCGGCGAGCTTGAAGGCCCTGCTGTCACGCACCCAAGGTGCACGGAAGCTCTTTCCAGTTCTCCATTAATTCTGTtcgagcttcttcttccgggGGGGAAGCTGGtcggcgaggaagccgcacgtgtgctgtctctgcctgtCTGTTTGTCGTCTACTCCCTCCAGAGGTGACGCTGAAGTCCTCAAAAGGGGCTCAAGAAGAGGCAGGGTTGGATTGGTGCGTCTCGTTCTTGATATGGTGGCGCCTATTTGTGGGCGGAATAATGAGCTGCTCGTCTCCCCTGCTCTGTGTCTTCCTGGGCTTGAAGCAGTACTTGTCTATTTTTACTATATTTATCCCAACGCAGACCGAACAAACCGAAAAAATTCCTGTGGGGCTGGCCCTGAAAAAACTGCAGAACAGGCACCCGATCTTCGGGGTCACCAGGGCGGCAAAGCACTATTCGCCGGGAAACCTTGTGGACGAATTGGCGTGTTAAGGGAGACTCATCTGTCAGAAGTTGTGAGTAGAATCGTTGAAGTCTGACGTTCGTGTGCGAGTTCAAAACAGACCATGTTATAGATCGTTCCATGGGGCGTGGCCTAGCGAAGTGAATGCGGGGGTGTTTCACGCGTATGTGGTAACTGTATGTTCACGGGTTTTCTGCAAGGTGGACGGTTATGGGGATAGATGTTCCAGAGAGCGAATCGTGTCCGGCTTCGGATGATGCACTCGGGTGCTGAAGTTGCCAGATAAGTATCCATGGGGTCGGCACCGTGTCCGCAGCTCCAAAGGAAAAGATTGTGATGTGCGTCGTTAGAATAGGGACGACGTACAAATGGGGTCACAGGTTCCCGGAACGTGATATCTCAAATGCCTGTAGAAAGTCGTGAAGCCAGCCAGCGCAGTGCATTATGGCGTTTTCTCTAACGTGCTGGTGGCTCGCTGCATATTGCCGCTGCATGGATAGAACAGGATCTCTAAACAATTTTTCCCGTCATTTCACACGTTGTGCACCACAAGCGCCCAGCTTGGGAAGGACAGAAGTCCACGAACTAGATCTGTGTTTCGACCGTTGGCGACCACCGTAAAAGGTTGGGAATCAGGTACCGGTGAACACCAGTCTGCCGACAATGGTTTCCTGTCTTGCTGTTCCCTTTAAACGTGATAAAACCCACAACCATACTAACCGGACTCAACATTATGATAACGCACACACCGATCCTGTGAAGGTGAAAGCACCCGCAATTCCCACGAAAGTTGCCGCCGTGGCTTTTGCCGCCGATGAAGTGCCAGCAGACTCGACAGTCACCTGCACACTGCGATTCGATGACTTGGTGTCAGGCGATGACGACTCTGCCTCGGGACATATCCGGGTCTTGGGTAGACTTCCGTCCGCTGGCTTCAAAGTGCAGCCCACAAAAAAAGACTGGTCTTCAGCGGAAGGCCGGTCACTGGTATTGTCAGGTGCGTTGAAGGATGTTTTTAGAATCCTTGTCCACATCCCCAATTTCGCATCCTCGCGGCAGTTGTTCCCTGAGCCGAAAAACGGCTGAACGACGCCTTCTTTTCCGCAATCGAGAGTGACTTTGTTGTGTGCCTCTGAAATGTTAACCTTCAGGGGCCTCCGCGATTGCAGTCATGCCCGTAGGCACAGCTTACGACATGGTTCCCGACAGACGATGCCGCGCCTGCACCTCGACGGTGAATTCGCACGTAGAGGCCGTCCGGCTCGTCCTCTCGCATCCGACAAAAAACTCTTTATCTGACGAAGGAAGCTGCGACTCTTCCAGCTTCAAGGTGCACTGCTCACCCTTGTCTTGGTCTACCCTGGTGGCCTCCATTGAGATCTCGCTGCTTGAACTGAGCAAGGTCTGCAGCACGGTCGCTTAGTCGGATCGGTAGTTTAGAGTTTATTGTCGTGGCGGGGTGTCGACGGTGAAGCAGAGGCCAACAAACCGACACACGAGCGGCACGCGCACTACCGTGTCAGCGCCAGCATTTCTTGTAACCATTTCAAGAGTTCAAGGGGACAGTTGAACTGCTCTCTCCCGTACATACAGTCTGTAAGCTGTAGGTCAGAAACGGTTATTAATGTAAGATATCGTCCGTATTCATCCACAGGAAAAGTGTAGACAGATGGATATCCCTGTGTGTGTGCAGTTGTCCGCGGGCATACGTAGGAGAGCAAACTAGTGCCGCGTAGGAACCGAACGCAACAAATCACCGAAAAAGGAAACGCATTTCGGCAAGCCGTTACATTGTGCAGGACAGGTGCTGAGAGTCATGGCCTGCCGCTCTGCCTACGACCATAGGAGGCACctgcgggggggagggggggggggggggggagaacACTCTAAGCGACCGGAAGCTGCTCAGATGATGCACAGCAACACCGAGGACGGGTGTGCAGACAACTGTTGACAAGCCGATGGTAGTTTGAAAGCGAAGCGCGTTCAGCACGCTGATATGCCACCAGGATAGACAAAAACAGCCCACGATCATGAGAGCCTTTTTGACAAGAGTATGCATGAATTCGCAGTGTGCGCGGATATCATGCCAAGGCCGGCAGCCAGACGATGAATCCCATAGCGGCTGCTACAGCAGAGGCTGCGGTGAAGGTCTGCACTCGAGATGTAGCCGAAGAAGCACGCGTTGCCTTCACAGTCACCACTACCCTGCACAAAGAGGATCTAACAGAACTAGGAGCGGACTCATCTTTTTGATCGGTAACTTTAGGCCTCTCGGCGGATGTCGATCTCGGCGCGCAACCGACCATGAACTGCCGATCGGCAGCAGGGAAGTCTGTCGCTGGGATAGTGAAGACGGACGGGGCGCCCTTGTCACCTTTGACCCACCAGCTTGGTGAAAAACTAGGTAGGAGATCGGCGAACTTCTCAGTGCATTCTCTCAGATCTGTGCTCTCGGGGGGGCAGTATTCAGTGTAGGTTACTGAGAAAAAGGCTCCGTCTTGGCCGCAGTCAATGGAAAGCTTGTTTTGTTCCTCCGACATTTCTACCCTTACGGGCCCCTCGTTGTTGCTGTCCTCGCCGTATGCACACACCACCGCATTGCGCTGGGCAGACGAAGCCCGGGCTTTCACCTTTACTGTAACTTTGCATTTAGTGTCATTAGTATTGCTTTTTTTCTGGCATCCGACGAAGAACGTCTTATCCGTGAAGGGAAGCTGGGACTCTTGTATTTTCAGGGTCCTTTCCTGCACGTTAGCAGATGAGGgtgggctgctcttagtgATCGGCTCCGATTTCGCCGGAGCAAGGAGACCGGTCAGAGCGACCTGCTTCGCTGTGCTGCCTGTGCACGTCTGGACTGTAGCGTTTTCCTCGTCAATACAGACCATTGTTTTGTCTGTGGGTACAACAGCATTGCCCTCTCCTTCGCAGCGCAAGGTCGCGCTTAGAGTGTCCTTCGAAATCGTTAGAGTGGCTGCAGTTGGGCCTTCATTGTTTTGCTGCCCGTCATTTGTAACCTTGCATGTAGAGGACACAGGCTCCTGAGAGTTGGGCAGAATGCCATCCGCAGAGTGTCCTTCGGCATTAGCGAGTTGGCCCTCGACAGCCTGTCCAACCGAAAACAACAGGAATCCACCGATGCACATCAAGACGAGCATCTTGGTCGATGACATGAACACTCCACTCCGTCCATCGAATCCACTATATGTCTGCATCACGCGAAAATGATTCAGAGCGATACCCTCATTCAATGAAGATGCTGCACTGGACTTTATGTTTTTTGGCAAGTATCTGCATGTGCACACTGACTCGGCTGCCCTAAACCTCCCCGCCGCTGACGCGTGCGTATCGATCGCCTCTAGCCCGTGAATCCCGCTTCTTGGGGAACCCGTTCGTCCCCACCAAGGGGCGGCTATCGGGGTTGTCTGACCCTGACGGATCTTTCGCCGGTAGGTAGTTGTCATCTTGTGATTGTAACGGTAACTCATGCTGCTGGTTTTTTTGTAAACCTCAGGCAGAACGCAGGGTATAGACGAGAAAATGAAGCATGTGAAAGCCTCACAGTCGATCCGTATGCACAAACGTTGTTTACAACCGCGCGGAATGTTCGGGCGTCACACGCCGAGAGGCATATTGCAGCTAGTGCGCAGCCACCAAATGCTCTCTTCTTAATGGAGGACTAAAAAAGATCCGTCTAGCTCCTCCTGGATATCTGTCTTTGCTGCGCATTTCAACATGCAAGCAAAGAGACGCAACCAGAGACGTGCCACCACAGGGGAGAGGTTTGTTCCGTTTCGAACGGACCCGCGAGTCAGCATGGGCGTTGCACGCACAGATAAGGGTACGGCACGGTGAATTTGCTCAGGATTGCGTTTTGAGAATCTCCTTGAGAAAGCACAGCTGCACGGCAGAATGCTCGCTCTTCGGCGAGCAGCTGTGATGTGAGGTGTAACGCGTGGCGGCAAAACTGCCAAGAGACAATGGGGCCTACCACGACGAAAACTAGAAACTAACGCCAGATTCAAACCCCCGCCTCAATTAAGTTGTGCAGGACAGCACaagagggcgagagagctCTCGACACAGCAAGACATTAAGGCCAGCTTCACCCCATGGTATGAATCTGTCTCAACTATCTCACGTGCTTCTTGACGTAACGCTGCAACCTAAGGTTTTCATAGGAATGAAGCTCAATAGAGTCCTCTCCTGCGATGCTTCCGAGGTACGCCTAAGGATGGAGCGGTTCCATCACCAGCAGAGGGCCGTTTCCATGATGAACCGCCTCCACTGAAGTGCAAACACTAATGTTGTGCGAAAGGAGGCACCCGTTCGTGATTCAAAGCTACCGATGACGACACTTCCCAGCAGCTGTAGTGCTAGAAACAGGGCGCTCCGGAAACAACGCATGATAGATGCCATTGGCATTGCCTAGGCACCCTGCGAACATGAGCCGAACGTTAGCTCAAAAAACGGCGAACTCCGGCGATCTTCGGATATGAATTGTTCCGCGCACTTACTCTTGCATTTCCACGAGGTTCGGAGGTCATCACAACAACCTTCAGGCGTAGAGTACACCAAACACCAAATTATCCTCAAGTTTCGTCTCCTGACATCACAAGGTAAGGCGTCGTGGGAAATTCCTCAGACAGGCCCGCATAGCACAGACGGCAGACAAGATGCTCCGCAGCGCAGTGGGGACAGCGACTCGTGGAGGCTGTTCAAAACCGCGACAACAAAAACTCCCGACATGCATGAACCAGAAGGGGATGGAGAGATCCCCAGGTTCCTGGAGGGAAGTGGAAAGGCTGAAGTGGCGGCAGGACGCCCTGCAGCAGAGAATGTTCGTGCGCCTTCGAAGATCGCGCCAAAGATGGACTCGTCAAAGGTCGCACGGGTTCCGGCTTCGCCTAGGCATATGCTGCAAAGCCCCCGGAGAGGCTGGCAGCACCAGCCACTGCAGCAATGATAGTCGCACGGTTCATCGCCCTCGATGAagcgctcgctgccttcaCAGTCACCATGACCGTGCAAGATGAACTTGTCACTGACTGCCCAGTGGACTGTGTCACCGAACGAGACGGAGGGTATAGCCCCGCGTCCTTTGGAGTACAGCCAATATAAAACGTTCTGTCCTCGGTAGGAAAACTGGATGCGGGGATCTTCAGCTCAACCGTGCCGCTTCCCTCTTTCGCCTTGGTCCACCACCTCCCTTCGAAAGCGGGAAGTATCTTCGTGTACGGTTTTCCACACGTCTTCATATCGGGATCTTCACAGTAAGTTGATTCGTAGGAGGTGGGCTGAATGGAGCCGGTGGGTCCGCAGTCTAGTTTCAACGTGTTGTGCTCTTCAGTCATCTCAACCTGCAACGGGCTCGCTCCATTGCTCTTCGTCCCATACGCGCACGTGACAGAGTTACTGTGAACAGAAGAGTCCCTGGCCTCCACCTTTATTGTAACCTTACAGTTGGTTGCCTCTCCGCCGGTCTTCTTCTGGCAACCGATGAAGAACGACTTGTCTGACAGAGGGAGTTGCTCTGCTTGTAGGTGCAAAGTCCACGCCTCGCCCTTGTTTTCGAGCCCTTCTTTGAGCTCTTTCTTCATCACAGCAATAGAGCTAGAGTCAAGGAGAGCTTCCAGAGCCACCTGCTTCAGTGATTGGCTTTTCGCGCTGTTTTT
This DNA window, taken from Besnoitia besnoiti strain Bb-Ger1 chromosome III, whole genome shotgun sequence, encodes the following:
- a CDS encoding SAG-related sequence (encoded by transcript BESB_043630), which translates into the protein MQTYSGFDGRSGVFMSSTKMLVLMCIGGFLLFSVGQAVEGQLANAEGHSADGILPNSQEPVSSTCKVTNDGQQNNEGPTAATLTISKDTLSATLRCEGEGNAVVPTDKTMVCIDEENATVQTCTGSTAKQVALTGLLAPAKSEPITKSSPPSSANVQERTLKIQESQLPFTDKTFFVGCQKKSNTNDTKCKVTVKVKARASSAQRNAVVCAYGEDSNNEGPVRVEMSEEQNKLSIDCGQDGAFFSVTYTEYCPPESTDLRECTEKFADLLPSFSPSWWVKGDKGAPSVFTIPATDFPAADRQFMVGCAPRSTSAERPKVTDQKDESAPSSVRSSLCRVVVTVKATRASSATSRVQTFTAASAVAAAMGFIVWLPALA
- a CDS encoding SAG-related sequence (encoded by transcript BESB_043640), giving the protein MEKTRRSFRASSQKWMAVCMCGVVLLCSGLGFGEKYSEALLRTHLRQVSEPTVEADPDAICEVSNQVTVNQKPVTVTLSKNKLGASLHCTGGDNLVVPGEQGKVCSAQRDEATVDECKNSAKSQSLKQVALEALLDSSSIAVMKKELKEGLENKGEAWTLHLQAEQLPLSDKSFFIGCQKKTGGEATNCKVTIKVEARDSSVHSNSVTCAYGTKSNGASPLQVEMTEEHNTLKLDCGPTGSIQPTSYESTYCEDPDMKTCGKPYTKILPAFEGRWWTKAKEGSGTVELKIPASSFPTEDRTFYIGCTPKDAGLYPPSRSVTQSTGQSVTSSSCTVMVTVKAASASSRAMNRATIIAAVAGAASLSGGFAAYA
- a CDS encoding SAG-related sequence (encoded by transcript BESB_043610); this translates as MRFYRRVECPPQPNASVAVSKKKLTAVSQCSSQGHTVVPQTGTKVCNADEKGSGVNEGQTDDNNQIDLKALLGAIQEINWQTDTPPSPVNTRGQTLRLQASDLPLADKSFLVGHFKVDLTETNNTVELVRGEGESLQLASFTTKFCEDAALEKCDKEYDIKLPGFNASFWGEVKKGNASAKLTIPASAFPAEDQAFSIGCSRKPTPTTPGATVRSELGQRAAVKPSTCKVLVTIKAAISGVAAVSAVQPVAAAATVAFITEGLPVRTQKKSESSSSQHVVAKCELNPDNNKEQPSPPTVELSKDQLSAKLQCTGQGNKVVPQKTTDVCTSEKEDATVEECEKRTNAKHITLEALLEAGSPIHWANAALSPPPDSGEEWSLELHESQLPLSDKTFFIGCKKQGDDENPGCKLTVFIKAKASSAEKNVVACAYGKDSNTDQPLQVELTKENNTLELLCGKEGSVRPEAYQTTFCEDADMKTCGISYSELLPKFDKSWWAEGSPAQTTAKLIIPPTDFPAEDMTFYMGCSAGEASPEEQKLLASENVEQPASKVPACRVLVTVKAKAMSSLAQPTFQTAVVASVLTACFSVVV
- a CDS encoding SAG-related sequence (encoded by transcript BESB_043620) codes for the protein MQSDGVEGRRRRGLTPQTWNWLVLCLGGALLCARRNGVEGILQEGPLRGKVHEGGDASSAAAGIATCNFSGNEGAPDFDVLTLSAGKTGVSLRCVADDVEIVPADVHEVCVAFNDAPTLEDCQKPAGGTTSKHETLETLLGTQSPIKWTESEVSETPKSKQRTLQLDPSQLPLTDEAFFVGCQSPRVGPSKSCKVTVKVLARESSVKDSVVTCGYGDGSNKDGPLKVDLTEASNSLELICGEQGSVKPATFLTKVCEDKEMQKCDKELKDILPGFDASWWGASKEGGSESAKLTIPATGFPAEDQSFYIGCSLHPTEPPREDTLTAMGMQPSAENEKEPACKVLVTVKATSSSMSALYDVTTVAAALGALSLARIAVDSF